One Tunturibacter gelidoferens genomic region harbors:
- a CDS encoding NUDIX domain-containing protein, whose product MTIKTISSREVYRNPWTSVREDVIERANGKRGIYGVVDKDPACIVIPLEVGAEGEFVYLIEQFRYTVGARHWEFPQGGWELAEVVPEELARGELLEETGLTAERMTLLSTLQIAYGVMNQIQHVFLAEGLTMGKPDPDAEESDLVVRRVSGGAFEEMILDGTIVDNCSVAAWGLYRLWRERRQVGSRP is encoded by the coding sequence GTGACGATCAAGACGATTAGCAGCCGGGAGGTCTACCGGAATCCGTGGACGAGCGTGCGCGAAGATGTGATCGAGCGGGCGAATGGAAAGCGTGGGATCTACGGGGTGGTCGATAAAGATCCGGCTTGTATTGTGATTCCGCTGGAGGTGGGAGCGGAGGGCGAGTTTGTTTATCTGATTGAGCAGTTCCGGTACACGGTGGGGGCGCGGCACTGGGAGTTTCCGCAGGGAGGGTGGGAGTTGGCAGAGGTGGTGCCGGAGGAGTTGGCGCGGGGAGAGTTGCTGGAGGAGACTGGATTGACGGCGGAGCGTATGACGCTTTTGTCGACGCTGCAGATCGCGTATGGAGTGATGAATCAGATACAGCATGTGTTTCTGGCTGAAGGGCTGACGATGGGGAAGCCAGACCCGGATGCGGAGGAGAGCGATCTGGTGGTGAGGCGGGTGAGCGGGGGGGCGTTCGAGGAGATGATTCTCGATGGGACGATCGTGGATAACTGCTCGGTGGCGGCGTGGGGGTTGTACAGGCTTTGGCGGGAGCGGCGGCAGGTGGGTTCGCGGCCATAG
- a CDS encoding acyl-CoA thioesterase, whose amino-acid sequence MNDLVLERTVAESQSERSEIVLPADSNALGSLFGGRLMQYIDLVGAMAASRHARAFTVTASMDHLDFVAPVRVGELLILKASVNRAFRTSMEIGVRVMVEDVREQRLRHVSSAYLTFVAVDREGNRLVVPQVVPVTDHQKRRFDDAGRRREMRAGETQRKKEMRAALGAGWHV is encoded by the coding sequence ATGAACGATTTGGTTTTGGAACGGACGGTGGCTGAGTCGCAGTCGGAGCGAAGCGAGATTGTCTTGCCTGCGGACTCGAATGCGTTGGGAAGCCTGTTTGGCGGAAGGTTGATGCAGTATATCGACCTGGTGGGAGCGATGGCTGCTTCGCGGCATGCACGTGCGTTCACGGTGACGGCGAGCATGGATCATCTGGATTTTGTAGCTCCGGTGCGGGTTGGAGAGTTGCTGATTTTGAAGGCTAGTGTGAATCGCGCGTTTCGGACGTCGATGGAGATTGGGGTGCGCGTGATGGTGGAGGATGTGCGGGAGCAGAGATTGCGGCATGTCTCTTCGGCTTATCTCACCTTTGTAGCCGTGGATCGAGAGGGAAATCGATTGGTCGTGCCGCAGGTAGTGCCGGTGACGGATCATCAGAAGCGCAGATTTGACGATGCGGGGCGGCGGCGCGAGATGCGGGCGGGAGAGACGCAGAGGAAGAAGGAGATGCGAGCTGCTCTGGGGGCGGGCTGGCATGTGTGA
- a CDS encoding amidohydrolase family protein: MGVVQALAGAAAGGFAAIAGLLVERFASKKPMTARSNFVVIAILLGGSLARAQNAAVQQVPGRRMPVQQVVMLRNARVIDGTGAAPQEHVSLLLRNGKIEQVGGAEMAAPAGAQVHDLTGKTVMPGLISAHSHLGLIVDDAESSATGYTRENVTGQLIQYERYGVTTILSLGLNRDLVFVLRDEQQAGRLAGASIFTAGRGIGVPDGAPPLLSAADQIYRPTTDKDARRDVDEMAAQRVDIIKIWVDKLHGKVPEMTPEIYKAVIDEAHKRHVRVAAHEYALEDAKQLVADGVDVLAHSVRDQVVDDVFVRSMKQHHVWYVPTFTVDESAYIYAQNAAFMQTPFFQQAAGAKLMAKFSAPGYAEKIMQDPQTAQHQKDFEVGQKNLKKLFDAGVSVGFGTDSGALPGRIPGFAEHHELALMVRAGLTPLQAITAATGENAKLLHAGDRGTIAPGKRADLLVLDADPLVDIGNTQRIFAVYHDGHNIVDLPGRTK; the protein is encoded by the coding sequence GTGGGGGTTGTACAGGCTTTGGCGGGAGCGGCGGCAGGTGGGTTCGCGGCCATAGCTGGTCTCCTGGTGGAGCGGTTTGCATCTAAGAAGCCTATGACAGCGCGGTCGAACTTCGTTGTGATTGCGATCCTTCTCGGCGGCTCTCTTGCTCGGGCGCAGAATGCAGCGGTGCAGCAGGTACCGGGGCGGCGGATGCCTGTACAGCAAGTAGTTATGCTGCGGAATGCGCGGGTGATTGACGGCACGGGTGCGGCGCCGCAGGAGCATGTTTCGTTGCTGCTGCGTAATGGAAAGATTGAGCAGGTTGGTGGGGCGGAGATGGCAGCGCCTGCGGGAGCGCAGGTTCATGATTTGACGGGAAAGACGGTGATGCCGGGGTTGATCAGCGCACACTCCCACCTGGGTTTGATCGTGGATGATGCTGAGTCTTCTGCGACGGGGTACACACGGGAGAATGTGACCGGGCAGTTGATCCAGTATGAGCGATATGGTGTGACTACGATCTTGTCGCTGGGACTGAATCGCGATCTGGTGTTTGTGTTGCGTGACGAACAACAGGCGGGGCGCTTGGCTGGGGCTTCGATCTTTACGGCGGGCAGGGGGATTGGAGTGCCGGACGGTGCGCCACCGCTGCTTTCGGCGGCAGACCAGATCTATCGTCCAACAACAGATAAGGATGCGAGGCGCGATGTGGATGAGATGGCGGCGCAACGCGTGGACATCATCAAGATCTGGGTGGACAAGCTGCACGGCAAGGTGCCGGAGATGACGCCGGAGATCTATAAGGCCGTGATCGATGAGGCTCATAAACGGCATGTGCGTGTTGCGGCGCATGAGTATGCGCTGGAGGATGCGAAGCAACTTGTGGCGGATGGTGTGGATGTGCTGGCGCACTCGGTTCGCGACCAGGTGGTGGATGATGTGTTTGTGCGGTCGATGAAGCAGCACCACGTCTGGTATGTGCCGACGTTTACGGTGGACGAGTCGGCGTACATTTATGCGCAGAATGCGGCATTCATGCAGACGCCTTTCTTTCAACAGGCCGCGGGAGCGAAGCTGATGGCGAAGTTTAGCGCGCCTGGGTATGCGGAGAAGATCATGCAGGATCCGCAGACAGCGCAGCATCAGAAAGACTTCGAAGTGGGGCAAAAGAATCTGAAGAAGCTGTTTGATGCGGGCGTGAGCGTTGGGTTCGGAACAGACTCAGGCGCGTTGCCCGGGCGCATTCCGGGGTTTGCCGAGCATCACGAGCTTGCATTGATGGTTCGGGCTGGACTTACTCCGTTGCAGGCGATTACGGCGGCGACGGGAGAGAATGCGAAGCTGCTGCATGCGGGTGATCGTGGGACAATTGCGCCCGGGAAGCGAGCGGATTTGCTGGTGCTGGACGCTGATCCGCTGGTTGACATCGGCAACACTCAGAGGATCTTTGCGGTGTACCACGATGGACATAACATCGTCGATCTGCCGGGTCGTACGAAGTAG
- a CDS encoding tetratricopeptide repeat protein, with amino-acid sequence MDKIAALTEILTADPTNAFARYGLAMEHISQGNTDTALAEFTALIHHSPDYVPAYQMSAQTLAKLGRTQEALDRLHHGIATANRTNNPHALTEMESLRDDLTS; translated from the coding sequence ATGGACAAGATCGCCGCTCTCACCGAAATCCTCACCGCCGACCCGACCAACGCCTTCGCCCGCTACGGCCTCGCCATGGAGCACATTAGCCAGGGCAACACCGACACCGCCCTCGCCGAATTCACCGCGCTCATCCACCACAGCCCCGACTACGTCCCCGCCTACCAGATGTCCGCACAGACACTGGCCAAACTAGGCCGCACCCAAGAAGCCCTCGACCGCCTCCACCACGGCATCGCTACCGCGAACCGCACCAACAACCCGCACGCCCTTACCGAAATGGAATCCCTCCGCGACGATCTCACCTCATAG
- a CDS encoding vWA domain-containing protein: MKRVRYTKFTGDLASSFGLEDLMQALSDFLLDSGFNDPMSRFQEFDGDQTMENLREAIRQALDSGELFDDEAQEKYEALSEDQVEELIDQIIQKMQEQNFINAEMPEQGQGEQGNGNGEARFEVTDKGMDFLGYKALRELLGPLGKSNLGRHDTRHEAAGVETNGSSKLYEFGDTLNLDITATLSSVFAREGLATAIEGEEHAPLNIYHSDVHVHQSDYQSSCATVVLLDCSHSMILYGEDRFTPAKRVAMALSHLIRTQFPGDTLNLVLFHDTAEEIPVSQLSRVKVGPHYTNTREGLRMAQRILARQNKDMKQIVMITDGKPSALTLPDGRIYKNAFGLDPLVISETLEEVARCKRSNIMINTFMLASDFSLVQFVQQVSAMCRGKAYFTTPENLGNYLLMDFMSRRMKTIH, translated from the coding sequence ATGAAGCGCGTCCGATACACAAAGTTCACCGGCGACCTCGCCTCCTCCTTCGGCCTCGAAGACCTCATGCAGGCCCTATCCGACTTCCTGCTCGACTCCGGCTTCAACGACCCCATGTCCCGCTTCCAGGAGTTCGACGGCGACCAGACCATGGAGAACCTCCGCGAAGCCATCCGCCAGGCCCTCGACTCAGGCGAGCTCTTCGACGACGAAGCGCAGGAAAAGTACGAAGCCCTCTCCGAAGATCAGGTCGAAGAACTCATCGACCAGATCATCCAGAAGATGCAGGAGCAGAACTTCATCAACGCCGAGATGCCCGAACAAGGACAGGGCGAACAAGGCAACGGTAACGGCGAAGCCCGCTTCGAGGTCACCGACAAGGGCATGGACTTCCTCGGCTACAAGGCCCTCCGCGAACTCCTGGGCCCCCTCGGCAAATCCAACCTGGGCCGCCACGACACCCGCCACGAAGCCGCCGGTGTCGAAACCAACGGCAGCAGCAAGCTCTACGAGTTCGGCGACACCCTCAACCTCGACATCACCGCAACCCTCTCCAGCGTCTTCGCGCGCGAGGGTCTAGCCACTGCCATCGAGGGAGAAGAGCACGCCCCACTCAACATCTACCACTCCGACGTCCACGTCCACCAGTCCGACTACCAGTCCTCCTGCGCCACCGTCGTCCTGCTCGACTGCTCCCACTCCATGATCCTCTACGGCGAAGATCGCTTCACTCCCGCCAAGCGCGTGGCCATGGCTCTCTCGCACCTCATCCGCACCCAGTTCCCCGGCGACACCCTCAACCTCGTCCTCTTCCACGACACCGCCGAAGAGATCCCCGTCTCCCAGCTATCCCGCGTCAAAGTCGGCCCGCACTACACCAACACCCGCGAAGGCCTCCGCATGGCGCAGCGCATCCTCGCCCGTCAGAACAAAGACATGAAGCAGATCGTCATGATCACCGACGGCAAGCCCTCCGCCCTCACCCTCCCCGACGGCCGCATCTACAAGAACGCCTTCGGCCTCGACCCACTCGTCATCTCCGAAACCCTCGAAGAAGTTGCCCGCTGCAAGCGCTCCAACATCATGATCAACACCTTCATGCTCGCCAGCGACTTCTCCCTCGTGCAGTTCGTCCAGCAGGTCAGCGCGATGTGCCGCGGCAAGGCCTACTTCACCACTCCGGAAAATCTCGGCAACTACCTTCTCATGGACTTCATGTCCCGCCGCATGAAGACCATCCACTAA
- a CDS encoding CocE/NonD family hydrolase: MKISGCCAVVLSGWLTASVAVLGAQEVQAAQKPHTITLSVRALDEYVGQYRDEMEPDVLSSVYREGDKLYVEGERSPRYELRAESVDHFFAHELRVVFARDAAGKVSGLTSTFGERGEPGVERKEGRVSLVGTRLNHFREYTRSEAMIPMRDGVKLHVVILRPAGSETSGETLPFLMQRTPYGTSWVSSAAVNGSKPELAASGYVFVFGDIRGRYESEGKFVMNRAIVAHATKNDVDETTDTRDTIDWLLKNVPKNNGKVGVLGVSYPGFLAMSAGIDAHPAVKAISPQAPMTNVWMGDDFFHNGAFRETYGFDYVQQLEAQKTDARVESKEDTFDFFLRNVNFAGAADAAKMESLPTAKVFLTQPAYTKFWQDMAVEKHLTKAEVPTLEVGGWWDQEDMWGTQAEYAALKPHDLQNEVFMVLGPWNHGGWGPTTRHLGALDFGAATGDQYRKAIESPFFEKYLKGRAGFDLTGVASFRTGVNKWERYEAWPPKQGFKETKLFLTTDGGLGRTAPAAGGKAAVSYSADPANPVPYRNRPIQSTYADGSKWRTWLVEDQRFVSGRKDLANFSSPVLEKDVTVTGDVVADLFASTTGTDGDFVVKLIDVYPDDAPAPMAGYQLMIVDEIFRGRYQKSFETPDAITPGKVTEYKWSLHGADHTFLKGHRMMVEVQSSWFPLYDRNPQTFVPNIMTAPAGAYRGQTVTIYGSEKYPSHLEFSVPDGD; encoded by the coding sequence ATGAAGATTAGCGGCTGCTGCGCGGTGGTTCTCTCCGGATGGTTGACGGCTTCGGTGGCTGTGCTGGGTGCGCAGGAGGTTCAGGCCGCGCAGAAGCCGCATACGATTACGCTTTCCGTTAGGGCACTTGACGAGTATGTGGGGCAGTATCGGGATGAGATGGAGCCGGATGTGCTGAGTTCGGTTTACCGTGAGGGCGACAAACTCTACGTCGAAGGCGAGCGTTCACCGCGATATGAGTTGCGGGCCGAGTCGGTCGATCACTTCTTTGCGCACGAGCTGCGAGTCGTTTTCGCGCGGGACGCTGCGGGGAAGGTCTCCGGATTGACGAGCACGTTTGGCGAACGGGGCGAGCCGGGCGTCGAGAGGAAGGAAGGCCGCGTCAGCCTGGTGGGAACGCGGCTCAATCACTTTCGGGAGTACACGCGTAGCGAGGCAATGATTCCGATGCGTGACGGGGTGAAGCTGCATGTGGTGATTCTGCGGCCAGCGGGATCGGAGACGAGTGGGGAGACGCTTCCCTTTTTGATGCAGAGGACGCCGTATGGGACTTCGTGGGTTTCGTCGGCAGCGGTAAACGGCAGTAAGCCGGAGCTGGCGGCGAGTGGGTACGTCTTTGTGTTTGGAGATATTCGCGGACGGTATGAGTCGGAGGGAAAGTTCGTGATGAACCGCGCGATCGTTGCACATGCGACGAAGAATGATGTGGATGAGACGACCGATACGCGCGACACGATCGACTGGCTGCTGAAAAATGTACCGAAGAATAACGGAAAGGTGGGGGTGCTGGGGGTCTCGTATCCGGGGTTTCTGGCGATGTCGGCTGGGATTGATGCGCACCCGGCGGTGAAGGCGATCTCGCCGCAGGCTCCGATGACGAATGTGTGGATGGGGGATGACTTTTTCCATAATGGAGCGTTCCGCGAGACGTATGGCTTCGACTATGTGCAACAGTTAGAGGCACAAAAGACGGATGCGCGGGTGGAGAGTAAAGAAGACACTTTCGATTTTTTTCTTCGCAACGTGAACTTCGCTGGTGCTGCGGACGCAGCGAAGATGGAGAGTCTGCCAACGGCGAAGGTATTTTTGACGCAGCCTGCGTATACGAAGTTCTGGCAGGATATGGCTGTGGAGAAGCATCTGACGAAGGCGGAGGTGCCGACGCTTGAGGTGGGTGGATGGTGGGACCAGGAGGATATGTGGGGGACGCAGGCCGAGTATGCTGCGTTGAAGCCACATGACTTGCAGAACGAAGTGTTCATGGTGCTGGGGCCGTGGAATCACGGTGGGTGGGGGCCGACGACGCGGCATCTTGGGGCGCTGGATTTTGGAGCGGCGACGGGGGATCAGTACAGGAAGGCGATTGAATCTCCTTTCTTTGAGAAGTATCTGAAGGGGCGCGCTGGGTTCGACCTGACCGGCGTGGCGAGTTTCAGGACTGGCGTGAATAAGTGGGAGCGCTATGAGGCGTGGCCGCCGAAGCAGGGGTTCAAGGAAACGAAGCTATTTCTGACGACGGATGGCGGATTGGGAAGGACAGCACCTGCGGCTGGCGGGAAGGCCGCGGTCAGTTATAGTGCAGATCCCGCGAATCCAGTGCCGTATCGGAATCGGCCGATTCAGTCGACGTATGCGGATGGGTCGAAGTGGCGGACGTGGCTGGTGGAGGATCAGAGGTTTGTAAGTGGGCGGAAGGATTTGGCGAACTTTTCATCGCCGGTGCTGGAGAAGGATGTCACTGTGACGGGAGATGTCGTTGCGGATCTGTTTGCTTCTACGACCGGTACGGATGGGGACTTTGTGGTGAAGCTGATCGATGTTTATCCGGACGACGCGCCGGCTCCCATGGCGGGGTACCAGCTGATGATTGTGGATGAGATCTTTCGTGGGCGGTATCAGAAGAGTTTTGAGACGCCTGACGCGATTACGCCGGGGAAGGTGACTGAGTACAAGTGGAGTTTGCATGGGGCGGATCATACTTTTCTGAAGGGACACCGGATGATGGTGGAGGTGCAGTCGAGCTGGTTTCCGCTGTACGATCGGAACCCGCAGACGTTTGTGCCGAATATCATGACGGCTCCGGCGGGGGCGTACCGGGGGCAGACGGTGACGATCTATGGATCGGAGAAGTATCCGTCGCATCTGGAGTTTTCGGTTCCTGACGGAGATTGA
- a CDS encoding COG4280 domain-containing protein yields the protein MGTSWAHIGTAVTASFLASLVECVEALTVVLAVGSVRGWRSALIGSASAIAVLLLIIAALGTALTHIPLHILQLTVGTLLLLFGLRWLRKAILRAAGHIPLHDEAAAFSKNTEAMRQHGNRPAAWDKIAFAAAFNITMLEGTEVVFIVIAIGAGRAGTLLPASLGAVAALLVVIALGLILHRPLARVPENTLKFIVGVLLSAFGTFWVGEGMNLHWPAADWSILALIAAYLVLALAVVPLCRRRSQAVPSTT from the coding sequence ATGGGCACAAGCTGGGCACATATCGGCACCGCGGTCACAGCCTCCTTCCTCGCCTCCCTCGTCGAGTGTGTCGAAGCCCTCACCGTCGTCCTCGCCGTAGGCAGCGTCCGCGGCTGGCGCTCCGCTCTCATCGGCAGTGCCTCAGCAATCGCCGTTCTTCTCCTCATCATCGCCGCGCTTGGGACCGCCCTCACCCACATCCCTCTGCACATCCTTCAACTCACTGTCGGCACCCTCTTACTCCTCTTCGGTCTGCGCTGGCTGCGCAAGGCCATCCTCAGAGCCGCCGGCCACATTCCCCTTCACGACGAAGCTGCTGCCTTCTCGAAGAACACCGAGGCCATGCGTCAGCACGGCAACCGCCCCGCCGCATGGGACAAGATCGCCTTCGCCGCCGCCTTCAACATCACCATGCTCGAAGGCACCGAGGTCGTCTTCATCGTCATTGCCATCGGTGCAGGCCGCGCCGGCACGCTCCTACCCGCCAGCCTCGGCGCCGTGGCTGCACTCCTTGTCGTCATCGCCCTCGGCCTCATCCTGCATCGACCCCTCGCGCGAGTCCCCGAGAACACCCTTAAGTTCATCGTCGGCGTCCTGCTCTCCGCCTTCGGGACCTTCTGGGTCGGCGAAGGCATGAACCTCCACTGGCCTGCAGCCGACTGGTCCATCCTCGCTCTCATCGCCGCCTACCTTGTCCTCGCGTTAGCGGTGGTGCCCCTCTGCCGCAGGCGCTCGCAAGCCGTCCCATCGACCACATAA
- a CDS encoding sigma 54-interacting transcriptional regulator, with the protein MATTLPTTLGSLRASEFTPVRLARSVKDELRENLIAKLRASAQSKEGNKAPLFPGIVGYEDTVVPQIVNAVLSKHNFILLGLRGQAKSRILRSLTTLLDPHCPYIAGSEIRDNPYAPISKFSRDLIAKMGDETPIAWMTPDDRFVEKLATPDVTVADLVGDIDPIKAARSNQDLGSELTMHYGLLPRANRGIFAINEIPDLAGKIQVALFNIMQEGDVQIKGYPVRLPLDVAIVFSANPEDYTARGKIVTPLKDRIGSEIRTHYPENVEEGIAITAQEAWSTRPASRIEIPHYIRQIVEQIAFTAREDKKVDKRSGVSQRLPISTMELVLSNAERRALLHDEAVAVPRVGDIYTALPGISGKIELEYEGEMRGADTVIREIIRASVANVFDKYFAATNTQQIEQWFNLGGTVQLNDEQPSSGSLEELKQIQGLIEKLSPLEINSKSKPEVTVSAAEFLLEGMYAHKRLSRTEERAFSAAEKKSRNDQASQYAEKMREREIERDDYAKRTRRGFN; encoded by the coding sequence ATGGCGACCACACTCCCGACCACCCTAGGCTCTCTTCGCGCCAGCGAATTCACTCCAGTCCGCCTCGCTCGCAGCGTAAAAGACGAGCTCCGCGAAAATCTGATCGCCAAACTTCGCGCCTCCGCCCAATCGAAGGAAGGCAATAAAGCTCCGCTCTTCCCGGGCATCGTCGGCTACGAGGACACCGTCGTCCCCCAGATCGTCAACGCCGTCCTCTCAAAACATAACTTCATCCTCCTCGGCCTTCGTGGCCAGGCGAAATCCCGCATCCTGCGTTCCCTCACCACTCTGCTCGACCCGCACTGCCCCTACATCGCCGGCTCCGAGATCCGCGACAACCCCTACGCCCCCATCTCGAAATTCAGCCGCGACCTCATCGCAAAGATGGGCGACGAGACCCCAATCGCCTGGATGACTCCCGACGACCGCTTCGTAGAAAAGCTCGCCACCCCCGACGTCACCGTAGCCGATCTCGTCGGCGACATCGACCCCATCAAAGCCGCCCGCAGCAACCAGGACCTCGGCAGCGAACTCACCATGCACTACGGCCTGCTCCCGCGCGCCAACCGCGGCATCTTCGCCATCAACGAAATCCCCGACCTCGCTGGAAAGATTCAAGTAGCTCTCTTCAACATCATGCAGGAAGGCGACGTGCAGATTAAGGGCTACCCCGTTCGCCTCCCCCTCGACGTAGCCATCGTCTTCTCCGCCAACCCTGAGGACTACACCGCTCGCGGCAAGATCGTGACTCCACTCAAAGACCGCATCGGTAGCGAGATCCGCACCCACTACCCAGAGAACGTAGAAGAAGGCATCGCCATCACCGCGCAGGAAGCGTGGTCCACACGCCCCGCCTCCAGGATAGAAATCCCCCACTACATCCGCCAGATCGTCGAGCAGATCGCCTTCACCGCACGCGAAGACAAGAAGGTCGACAAGCGCAGCGGTGTCTCCCAACGGCTCCCCATCAGCACGATGGAACTGGTCCTCTCGAACGCCGAACGCCGCGCTCTCCTCCACGACGAAGCCGTAGCCGTCCCACGCGTAGGCGACATCTACACCGCGCTCCCCGGCATCAGCGGCAAGATCGAACTCGAGTACGAAGGCGAGATGCGTGGAGCCGACACCGTCATCCGCGAGATCATCCGCGCGAGCGTAGCGAACGTCTTCGACAAGTACTTCGCCGCCACCAACACGCAACAGATCGAGCAGTGGTTCAACCTCGGCGGCACCGTCCAGCTCAACGACGAGCAGCCCTCCAGCGGCTCGCTTGAAGAACTCAAACAGATTCAGGGCCTCATCGAAAAACTCTCACCGCTCGAGATCAACTCCAAGTCCAAACCCGAGGTCACCGTAAGCGCGGCTGAGTTTCTCCTCGAAGGCATGTACGCCCACAAACGCCTCAGCCGCACCGAAGAGCGCGCCTTCAGCGCCGCCGAAAAGAAATCCCGTAACGATCAGGCCTCGCAATACGCCGAAAAGATGCGCGAACGCGAGATCGAACGCGACGACTACGCCAAGCGCACTCGCCGCGGCTTCAACTAA
- a CDS encoding alpha/beta hydrolase family protein → MIVFGILVLLLPLTVHAVQIHEEPTRIPWTQATPNGLSALLVYADLPGKRPLVVITHGTSRDLEPRNNVTPWLFLPQARWFARRGFVALVVVRRGYGSSSGKPDYLGNGRCPQTDYEGAARKSAEDLRIAIDFGSKLPQVDPTRVLAVGISTGGMATVALTADAPKNLVAAINFAGGRGSNADHEICNPNALIAAFRDFGKHSRTPMLWIYADNDKYFWPEIAQQFDTAFRSAGGQDQFLHAPAFGEDGHTLFSHGIAIWSPMVDDFLKAHDLVLLPQPLPDVTPPDIPPPPSLSDRGQQAFRSYLTLGPHKAFAISAHHYASSVAQMNSDDARKDALKNCNRLAAPDKETCTIVFQENSPVH, encoded by the coding sequence ATGATCGTCTTCGGTATCCTGGTCCTTTTGCTGCCGCTTACTGTTCACGCTGTGCAGATCCACGAAGAACCCACACGCATTCCCTGGACTCAGGCAACGCCAAACGGTCTTAGCGCGCTTCTTGTCTATGCTGATCTTCCCGGCAAACGTCCTCTCGTCGTCATCACCCACGGAACCTCCCGCGACCTCGAACCACGCAACAACGTTACCCCTTGGCTGTTTCTTCCCCAGGCGCGTTGGTTTGCGCGTCGCGGCTTCGTTGCCCTCGTCGTCGTGCGCCGCGGCTACGGCTCCTCCAGCGGTAAGCCCGACTACCTCGGCAACGGCCGCTGCCCCCAGACCGACTACGAAGGTGCCGCCCGCAAGTCCGCCGAAGATCTTCGCATCGCCATCGACTTCGGTAGCAAGCTCCCCCAGGTCGACCCCACCCGTGTTCTCGCGGTCGGCATCTCCACCGGCGGCATGGCCACCGTCGCCCTCACCGCCGACGCTCCCAAAAACCTCGTCGCAGCCATCAACTTCGCAGGTGGCCGCGGCTCAAACGCCGATCACGAGATCTGCAACCCCAACGCCCTTATCGCCGCCTTTCGCGACTTCGGCAAGCACTCACGCACGCCCATGCTCTGGATCTATGCCGATAACGACAAGTACTTCTGGCCCGAGATCGCTCAGCAGTTCGACACCGCCTTTCGCTCCGCTGGTGGTCAAGACCAGTTCCTCCACGCTCCAGCCTTCGGCGAAGACGGTCATACTCTCTTCAGCCACGGCATCGCCATCTGGTCGCCCATGGTCGACGACTTCCTCAAAGCCCACGACCTTGTACTTCTGCCGCAACCGCTTCCCGACGTAACTCCGCCCGACATCCCACCCCCTCCAAGCCTCTCCGACCGCGGCCAGCAAGCCTTCCGCAGCTATCTCACCCTCGGCCCGCACAAAGCCTTCGCGATCTCTGCCCACCACTACGCATCTTCCGTCGCACAGATGAACTCTGACGACGCTCGCAAAGACGCACTCAAAAACTGCAACCGGCTTGCCGCGCCGGATAAAGAAACCTGCACCATCGTCTTTCAAGAAAACTCGCCCGTGCACTAG